From Blattabacterium cuenoti, the proteins below share one genomic window:
- the dnaB gene encoding replicative DNA helicase, giving the protein MRETNHLIPNNRNGKFSSDLENVKIPPQALDLEEAIIGSIMIDKKGLDEVIDILFPEVFYKKEHQEIFRSVQYLYHNSKPVDLYTISSQLRKVGKLEMAGGELYLIKLTQKVVSSAHIEYHSRIVQQKFILRKLISISSDIIENCYDESTDVFELLDKAESSIFEISQKYLRTKKYETTQSIIVRALNRIKEVDKKGMSGIPSGFCKMDKLISGWQNSDLIVLASRPGMGKTTFMLSMVRNIVVKQKVPVVVFSLEMSSIQLITKLMSSETGIPSEKLRVGGLTDLDWKILIDKTNNLKSLPLFIDDTPSLSIFNLRAKCRRFISQHGVKIIMIDYMQLMGTHGNLGTKLINREQEISIISRSLKSIAKELDVPIIVLSQLSRAVETRGGSKRPLLSDLRESGAIEQDADIVLFLYRPEYYGFNNWDTEDNESCYGQAEIIVSKHRNGSLGKFRLEFISNQAKFIDLDKKKKPSLEWEEDYEKNFFKDKKDENY; this is encoded by the coding sequence ATGAGAGAAACAAATCATTTAATTCCAAATAACAGAAACGGAAAATTTTCTTCTGATTTAGAAAACGTTAAAATTCCACCTCAAGCATTAGATTTGGAAGAAGCTATAATAGGTTCTATTATGATAGATAAAAAGGGATTAGATGAAGTGATAGACATCCTTTTTCCTGAAGTTTTTTATAAGAAAGAACATCAAGAAATATTTCGTTCTGTTCAATATTTATATCATAATTCTAAACCTGTTGATCTTTATACTATATCTAGTCAACTTCGTAAAGTTGGAAAATTAGAAATGGCTGGTGGAGAATTGTATCTTATAAAATTAACACAAAAAGTTGTCTCTTCTGCACATATAGAATATCATAGTCGTATAGTACAACAAAAATTTATTTTAAGAAAATTGATAAGTATATCATCAGATATTATAGAAAATTGTTATGATGAAAGTACCGATGTTTTTGAGCTTCTAGATAAAGCAGAGTCTAGTATTTTTGAAATAAGTCAAAAATATTTAAGAACGAAAAAATATGAAACAACTCAATCTATTATAGTTAGAGCCCTAAATAGAATAAAAGAGGTAGATAAAAAAGGAATGAGTGGAATTCCTTCTGGTTTTTGTAAAATGGATAAATTGATATCAGGATGGCAAAATTCAGATTTGATTGTACTTGCTTCTAGACCTGGAATGGGAAAAACAACTTTTATGTTATCTATGGTTAGAAATATAGTTGTTAAACAAAAAGTACCTGTTGTTGTTTTTTCATTAGAAATGTCGTCTATACAATTAATAACTAAATTAATGTCTTCGGAAACTGGAATTCCATCAGAAAAATTGAGGGTTGGAGGACTTACTGATTTAGATTGGAAAATATTAATAGATAAAACCAATAATTTAAAAAGTCTTCCATTGTTTATAGATGATACTCCTTCTTTATCCATTTTTAATTTAAGAGCTAAATGTCGTCGTTTTATATCACAACACGGAGTGAAGATAATTATGATAGATTATATGCAATTAATGGGGACTCATGGTAATCTTGGAACAAAATTGATTAATAGAGAACAAGAAATATCCATTATTTCTCGTAGTTTAAAATCTATAGCTAAAGAATTAGATGTACCTATAATAGTGTTATCTCAATTATCTAGAGCAGTAGAAACAAGAGGAGGAAGCAAAAGACCGTTATTATCTGATTTACGAGAGTCTGGAGCGATAGAACAAGATGCAGATATTGTTTTGTTTCTTTATAGACCTGAATATTATGGATTTAATAACTGGGATACAGAAGATAATGAATCTTGTTATGGTCAAGCAGAAATTATAGTTTCTAAACATAGAAATGGAAGTTTAGGTAAATTTAGATTGGAGTTTATAAGTAATCAGGCAAAGTTTATAGATCTTGATAAAAAGAAAAAACCTTCTTTAGAATGGGAGGAAGATTATGAAAAAAATTTCTTTAAAGATAAAAAAGATGAAAATTATTAA
- a CDS encoding succinate dehydrogenase/fumarate reductase iron-sulfur subunit yields the protein MKSSLNFVLKIWRQGCFENTGKFKTYKVYNISPDSSFLEMLDLLNNQILSKREEIPISFDHDCREGICGMCSLYINGRPHGPENLVTTCQLHMRHFNNGEVIYIEPWRAKPFPVIKDLVVDRSSLDRIIISGGFISVNTFGKTIDGNLIPIPKDKADKAFDAAICIGCGACVAACKNRSAMLFVSAKIAQFSLLPQGKIERKQRVLNMVKKMDEEGFGNCTNTQSCEIDCPKGISTEHISFMNKEYIQSFF from the coding sequence ATGAAAAGTTCACTTAATTTTGTATTGAAAATTTGGAGACAAGGATGTTTTGAAAATACGGGAAAATTTAAAACTTACAAAGTTTATAATATATCTCCAGATAGTTCTTTTTTAGAAATGTTAGATTTATTAAACAATCAAATTTTATCTAAAAGAGAAGAAATTCCTATTTCTTTCGATCATGATTGTCGTGAAGGTATTTGTGGTATGTGTTCTTTATATATTAATGGAAGACCTCATGGTCCTGAAAATTTAGTTACTACTTGTCAATTACATATGCGTCATTTTAATAATGGAGAAGTAATATATATAGAACCATGGAGGGCCAAACCTTTTCCTGTTATTAAGGATCTTGTAGTTGATAGATCTTCTTTGGATAGAATCATTATATCTGGAGGATTTATTTCTGTAAATACATTTGGAAAAACTATAGATGGAAATCTAATTCCTATTCCGAAAGATAAAGCTGATAAAGCTTTTGATGCTGCTATATGTATAGGTTGTGGAGCATGTGTTGCTGCATGTAAAAATAGATCTGCTATGTTGTTTGTTTCAGCTAAAATAGCTCAATTTTCTTTATTACCACAAGGTAAAATAGAAAGAAAACAACGTGTATTAAATATGGTAAAAAAAATGGATGAAGAAGGTTTTGGTAATTGTACTAATACACAATCCTGTGAAATAGACTGTCCAAAAGGAATATCAACAGAACATATTTCTTTTATGAATAAAGAGTATATTCAATCTTTTTTTTAA
- the mutS gene encoding DNA mismatch repair protein MutS translates to MINKNKNSHSKNEETPLLKQYNNIKNKYPDTILLFQVGDFYEIFGDDAVKCSKILDIVLTKRSNTIHLAGFPYHSLNNYLPKLVKSGCRVAICDQLEEAKKGGKNIVKRGVIELVTPGITINESILHTKSNNFLASIYIEKENFGLSFLDISTGDFFVVEDRKKNILHYLKHFNPSEILFRRKEKKFFEKIFKEKYYSFLMEDWMFNYSYTYEKLISHFQTSSLKGFGIEDLKLGIIASGVILSYLYETKHHNIKHISSIKKIKKEEHMWIDDFTFKNLEIFHGLNKKGVTLINIIDKTITPMGCRLLKHWIYFPLIHIHSIKKRHKIVEEFLSNFFNRCLLKKKLKKIYDIERIISKIAIGKITPREIFTLQKSLEAIHEIRKILLIQKSNNLLEIGKKLHNCLIISNIIKKTIHYDPPHQIDKGNIIAKGFSKELDKIRHICSSKKEYLDKLCSKEQTKTGISNLKIGYNNIFGYFFEIKKSKKKQIPSNWIKKQTLTNSERYINEELKNYEVQILNSEQKIFSLEKELFHNLIHQLLNYIKFLQQNAKIIAEIDVLLSFSISASENNYVKPDINHSFELHIKEGRHPVIERQFISKSSYIPNDIILNKYDQQIMIITGPNMSGKSAILRQTAIIILMSHIGSFVPAKSAKICLIDKIFSRIGAYDNISLGESTFMVEMNETANILNNISQRSFIILDEIGRGTSTYDGISIAWAITEFLHENSFKPLALFATHYHELNEMNLFYNRIKNFHLFIKEKNENILFMRKLVSGGCKHSFGIHVAKISGMPIKIIHRALKLLKLLDSKNKIFEKKEKPKKNFFHMFSIIKKKFINRIINSFYKEHSEK, encoded by the coding sequence ATGATAAATAAAAATAAAAATTCTCATTCAAAAAATGAAGAAACACCATTATTAAAACAATATAATAATATAAAAAACAAATATCCGGATACTATTTTATTATTTCAAGTAGGTGATTTTTATGAAATATTTGGAGATGATGCTGTTAAATGTTCTAAAATACTAGATATAGTTTTAACTAAACGTTCAAATACAATCCATTTAGCTGGTTTTCCTTATCACTCGTTAAATAATTATTTGCCAAAATTAGTAAAATCAGGATGCAGAGTTGCTATTTGTGATCAATTAGAAGAAGCTAAAAAAGGAGGAAAAAATATTGTAAAAAGAGGTGTTATAGAATTAGTTACTCCAGGAATCACTATAAATGAAAGTATTTTACATACTAAATCAAATAATTTTTTGGCTTCTATTTATATAGAAAAAGAAAACTTTGGTTTAAGTTTTTTAGATATTTCCACAGGTGATTTTTTTGTTGTAGAAGATAGAAAAAAAAACATATTGCATTATTTAAAACACTTTAACCCAAGTGAAATTCTTTTTCGTAGAAAAGAAAAAAAATTTTTTGAAAAAATTTTTAAAGAAAAATATTATTCTTTTTTAATGGAAGATTGGATGTTTAATTATTCATACACATATGAAAAATTGATTTCTCATTTTCAGACAAGTTCATTAAAAGGTTTTGGAATAGAAGATTTGAAATTAGGAATCATAGCTTCTGGAGTTATCTTAAGTTATTTATATGAAACAAAACATCATAATATAAAACATATTTCTAGTATCAAAAAAATAAAAAAAGAAGAACACATGTGGATTGATGATTTTACTTTTAAAAATCTAGAAATATTTCATGGTTTAAATAAAAAGGGAGTTACTCTAATAAATATTATTGATAAAACAATAACCCCAATGGGTTGTAGATTATTAAAACATTGGATTTATTTTCCTCTTATTCATATTCATTCTATAAAAAAACGTCATAAAATAGTAGAAGAATTTCTCTCTAATTTTTTTAATCGTTGTTTACTGAAAAAAAAATTAAAAAAAATATATGATATAGAAAGAATTATTTCTAAAATAGCTATTGGAAAAATTACTCCACGTGAAATTTTCACATTACAAAAATCTTTAGAAGCTATTCATGAAATAAGAAAAATTTTACTAATACAAAAATCTAATAATTTATTGGAGATAGGAAAAAAACTTCACAATTGTTTAATTATATCTAATATAATAAAAAAGACTATACATTATGATCCTCCACATCAAATTGATAAAGGTAATATTATTGCAAAAGGATTCTCTAAAGAATTGGATAAAATTCGTCATATATGTTCATCAAAAAAAGAGTATTTAGATAAACTTTGTTCCAAAGAACAAACAAAAACAGGTATATCCAATTTAAAAATTGGATATAACAATATTTTTGGTTATTTCTTCGAAATTAAAAAATCTAAAAAAAAACAAATTCCATCCAATTGGATAAAGAAGCAAACATTAACTAATTCTGAACGATATATCAATGAAGAATTAAAAAATTATGAGGTGCAAATTTTAAATTCTGAACAAAAAATTTTTTCTCTAGAAAAAGAATTATTTCACAACTTAATTCATCAATTATTGAATTATATCAAATTTTTACAACAAAATGCAAAAATAATAGCGGAAATAGATGTTCTTCTTTCTTTTTCTATTTCCGCTTCAGAAAATAATTATGTTAAACCAGATATCAATCATTCCTTTGAATTACATATAAAGGAAGGAAGACACCCAGTTATTGAAAGACAATTCATTTCTAAATCATCATACATTCCAAATGATATTATATTAAATAAATATGATCAACAAATAATGATAATAACAGGACCAAACATGTCTGGAAAATCAGCTATCTTACGTCAAACTGCAATTATCATATTAATGTCCCATATTGGAAGTTTTGTTCCTGCTAAATCTGCAAAAATTTGTTTAATAGATAAGATATTTAGCAGAATAGGGGCTTATGATAATATTTCTCTAGGGGAATCTACATTTATGGTAGAAATGAATGAAACAGCAAATATATTAAATAATATATCTCAAAGAAGTTTTATCATACTAGACGAAATAGGAAGAGGAACAAGTACATATGATGGTATATCTATAGCTTGGGCTATTACAGAATTTTTACATGAAAATTCTTTTAAACCTTTAGCATTGTTTGCTACTCATTATCATGAATTAAATGAAATGAATTTGTTTTATAATAGAATAAAAAACTTTCATCTTTTTATAAAAGAAAAAAATGAAAATATACTTTTTATGAGAAAACTTGTAAGTGGAGGATGTAAACACAGTTTTGGAATTCATGTAGCAAAAATTTCAGGTATGCCTATAAAAATAATTCATAGAGCTTTAAAATTATTAAAATTATTAGATAGTAAAAATAAAATTTTTGAAAAAAAAGAAAAACCTAAAAAAAATTTTTTTCACATGTTTTCTATTATAAAGAAAAAATTTATTAATAGAATAATTAATTCTTTTTATAAAGAACATTCTGAAAAATAA
- the glmM gene encoding phosphoglucosamine mutase — translation MILVKSLSGIRGTLGGRDGFSPIEIIKFSAGYVSWMKRKYKKKKYTVILGRDGRISSSIFQKFLIITFQSLGVNVIDIGLSTTPTVGIAILNEKADGGIMLTASHNPKSWNGLKMFNSKGEFLSEKDFKKFSSIVDKKYFHFVPFRKIGNSIYKENYILKHIELILTLPLVDKNIIQKARFKIVVDGINSTGGIAIPLLLKSLGVKDVMKMYCDPNGDFTHNPEPIEKNLKEICKRVPEVKADLGISVDPDVDRVVFICENGRFFGEEYTIVSIADYILKNKIGPIVSTFSSSNALRDLSNKIGASYYSTSVGEVHVVKKMKEVHAIFGGEGNGGIIYPDLRYGRDALVGIALFLTYLAKFSKISLTELKKKYPNYVMSKKKIKFSSNQEIEKILEKIKNKYKREDMNLEDGIKIFFLNNEWIHIRKSNTENIIRLHIESFSKKRLNLLTKKILYELKNNN, via the coding sequence TTGATACTTGTAAAATCTTTATCTGGAATAAGAGGGACTTTAGGAGGAAGGGATGGTTTTTCTCCTATAGAAATTATAAAATTTTCAGCAGGATATGTTTCTTGGATGAAAAGAAAATATAAAAAAAAGAAGTATACAGTTATCTTAGGAAGAGATGGACGTATATCATCCTCTATTTTTCAAAAATTTTTGATTATTACTTTTCAAAGTCTTGGAGTTAATGTAATTGATATTGGATTATCTACGACACCAACTGTTGGAATAGCTATTCTAAATGAGAAAGCCGATGGTGGAATAATGTTAACAGCAAGTCATAATCCAAAGAGTTGGAATGGATTAAAAATGTTTAATTCTAAAGGAGAATTTTTATCTGAAAAAGATTTTAAAAAATTTTCTTCTATAGTAGATAAAAAATATTTTCATTTTGTTCCTTTTAGAAAAATCGGAAATTCTATATATAAAGAAAATTATATTTTGAAGCATATAGAGTTGATTTTAACTTTACCTTTAGTAGATAAAAATATTATTCAAAAAGCTAGATTCAAAATAGTTGTAGATGGGATTAATTCTACTGGAGGGATTGCTATTCCTCTTCTTTTAAAATCATTGGGAGTGAAAGATGTAATGAAAATGTATTGTGATCCAAATGGTGATTTTACTCATAATCCAGAACCTATTGAAAAAAATTTAAAAGAAATTTGTAAGAGAGTACCGGAAGTAAAAGCCGATTTAGGAATTTCCGTTGATCCTGATGTAGATAGAGTTGTTTTTATTTGTGAAAATGGAAGATTTTTTGGAGAAGAATATACAATAGTATCTATTGCCGATTATATTTTAAAAAATAAAATAGGACCTATTGTTTCTACTTTTTCATCATCTAATGCTTTAAGAGATTTATCTAATAAAATAGGAGCTTCTTATTATTCTACATCCGTTGGGGAAGTTCATGTCGTGAAAAAAATGAAGGAAGTTCATGCTATATTCGGAGGAGAAGGAAATGGAGGAATCATATATCCAGATTTACGTTACGGAAGAGATGCCTTAGTTGGGATTGCTTTATTTTTAACTTATTTAGCTAAATTTTCTAAAATTTCTTTAACTGAATTAAAAAAGAAATATCCTAATTATGTTATGTCAAAAAAGAAAATTAAATTTTCTTCTAATCAAGAAATAGAAAAAATTTTGGAAAAAATAAAAAATAAATATAAAAGAGAGGATATGAACTTAGAAGATGGAATTAAAATATTTTTTCTAAATAATGAATGGATACATATTAGAAAATCCAATACTGAAAATATCATTCGATTACATATAGAAAGCTTTTCAAAAAAGAGGTTAAATTTACTGACAAAAAAAATTCTATATGAATTAAAAAATAATAATTAA
- the guaB gene encoding IMP dehydrogenase gives MSLNKKIIKEALTFDDVLLVPSFSSVIPSDVSLNTFLTSEITLNIPIISAAMDTVTESSLAISIAREGGMGIIHKNMNIKDQSEELYKVKRSESGMIDDPITLSRCSTLRDAQYLMKKYHISGLPVIEEDKTLVGIITNRDIKYRLDLETSVENVMTKEKLITSKKDITLEEAKKILLKERIEKLPIIDNFKRLVGLITIRDIDNLIEYPNACKDDRGRLRVGAAIGIDKNTLERVESLVKVGADLISIDSAHGHTMSVLKMIKTIKSFFPKIVLLAGNIVTMKAAKDLIDAGSNILKVGIGSGSICTTRVIAGVGMPQITAINDVYEYAKTKNVNVISDGGIRYSGDVVKAIAAGASCVMIGSLFAGTEEAPGEEIIFQGRKFKTYVGMGSLVAMKRGSKDRYFQFNEKTVPEGIEARVPYKGKMKDVIYQVCGGIRSGMGYCGVSSIQELMKNGKFVRITNSGLKENHPHSVSITKESTNYFNYDS, from the coding sequence ATGTCTTTAAATAAAAAAATTATAAAAGAAGCTTTAACTTTTGATGATGTTTTACTTGTTCCTTCTTTTTCTTCTGTTATACCATCAGATGTTTCTCTTAATACATTTCTTACATCGGAAATTACGTTAAATATACCTATAATCAGTGCGGCAATGGATACTGTAACAGAATCTTCTCTAGCTATTTCCATAGCTAGAGAAGGAGGAATGGGGATTATTCATAAAAATATGAATATAAAAGATCAATCTGAAGAACTTTATAAAGTTAAAAGGAGTGAAAGTGGAATGATAGATGATCCTATTACATTATCTAGGTGTTCTACACTTAGAGATGCTCAATATCTTATGAAAAAATATCATATTTCTGGACTTCCTGTTATAGAAGAAGATAAAACTTTAGTAGGAATTATAACGAATAGAGATATTAAATATCGTTTAGATTTAGAAACCTCAGTTGAGAATGTGATGACAAAAGAGAAATTAATCACATCTAAAAAAGATATAACACTGGAAGAAGCGAAAAAAATTTTATTAAAAGAAAGAATAGAAAAATTACCTATTATAGATAATTTTAAGAGACTTGTAGGTTTAATAACCATTAGAGATATAGATAACCTAATAGAGTATCCAAATGCATGTAAAGATGATAGAGGACGTCTTCGTGTAGGAGCAGCAATAGGAATAGACAAAAATACCTTGGAAAGAGTTGAATCTTTAGTAAAAGTAGGAGCAGATTTAATTTCTATAGATTCAGCACATGGGCATACTATGAGTGTATTAAAAATGATAAAAACCATTAAAAGTTTTTTTCCTAAAATTGTATTATTAGCTGGAAATATAGTTACTATGAAAGCAGCAAAAGATTTAATAGATGCTGGATCTAATATTTTAAAAGTAGGAATAGGATCTGGTTCTATTTGTACAACAAGAGTAATAGCTGGAGTAGGAATGCCTCAAATAACAGCTATAAATGATGTATATGAGTATGCTAAGACTAAAAATGTAAATGTTATTTCCGATGGTGGAATTAGATATTCAGGTGATGTAGTAAAAGCTATAGCAGCCGGAGCTAGTTGTGTCATGATTGGAAGTTTATTCGCCGGTACAGAAGAAGCTCCGGGAGAAGAAATTATTTTTCAGGGAAGAAAATTTAAAACTTATGTAGGAATGGGATCTTTAGTTGCTATGAAAAGAGGAAGCAAAGATCGTTATTTTCAATTTAACGAAAAAACGGTACCAGAAGGAATAGAGGCTAGAGTTCCTTACAAAGGAAAAATGAAAGACGTTATTTATCAAGTATGTGGAGGAATACGTTCAGGTATGGGTTACTGTGGAGTTTCCTCTATTCAAGAATTAATGAAAAATGGAAAATTTGTAAGAATAACTAATTCCGGATTAAAAGAAAACCATCCACATAGTGTAAGTATTACTAAAGAATCTACTAATTATTTTAATTATGATTCATAA
- the rplS gene encoding 50S ribosomal protein L19, which yields MSEKNLIESIEKKYIKKNHFPPFKSGDSITIFFEIREGEKKRVQSFKGIVIKKKGKGLTKTFTVRKMSGEIGVERIFIFNQPNLKKIIVNKKGKVRRSKIYYFRLFKGKKARVKSL from the coding sequence ATGTCAGAAAAAAATTTAATAGAAAGTATAGAAAAAAAATATATAAAAAAAAATCATTTTCCACCATTTAAATCTGGGGATTCTATCACTATTTTCTTTGAAATTAGAGAAGGAGAAAAAAAAAGAGTACAATCTTTTAAAGGAATAGTTATAAAAAAAAAAGGAAAAGGTTTAACTAAAACTTTTACTGTTCGAAAAATGAGTGGAGAAATAGGAGTGGAGCGTATATTTATTTTTAATCAACCTAATTTAAAAAAAATAATAGTAAATAAAAAAGGAAAAGTTCGAAGATCGAAAATTTATTATTTTCGATTATTTAAAGGAAAAAAGGCTAGAGTTAAAAGTCTTTAA
- a CDS encoding acetyl-CoA carboxylase carboxyltransferase subunit alpha, which translates to MEYLDFEKPIQEIYDQYINCLMIEKKSGIDMKEVCFQLKRKLEVTIKKLHSKLTPWQRVQLSRHPNRPYTLDYIYSITEKNSFIELHGDRYIGDDKAIVGGFGKIGKNTFMFIGTQKGKNTKDRQYRRFGMPNPEGYRKALRLMKLAEKFRKPIVSFVDTPGAFPGIEAEERGQGEAIGKNIYEMMSIKVPIIVLIIGEGASGGALGIGIGDKVSMMENSWYSVISPESCSTILWGNWKNKEKSAESLKLTAEDMYQLNLVDEVIKEPLGGAHFCPEKAYQIIKKKVITYYKELSSIREEELIIDRKNKYIAIGFFNDSF; encoded by the coding sequence ATGGAGTATTTGGATTTTGAAAAACCTATACAAGAAATATATGATCAATATATCAATTGTTTGATGATAGAAAAAAAGAGTGGTATAGATATGAAAGAAGTTTGTTTTCAATTGAAACGTAAATTGGAAGTGACTATTAAGAAATTACATAGTAAACTTACACCTTGGCAAAGAGTTCAATTATCTAGACATCCAAATAGACCTTATACTTTAGATTATATTTATTCTATTACAGAAAAAAATTCTTTTATTGAGCTTCATGGAGATCGTTATATTGGAGATGATAAAGCTATAGTGGGTGGATTTGGAAAAATAGGAAAAAATACATTTATGTTTATAGGTACACAAAAAGGTAAAAATACGAAGGATAGACAATATAGAAGATTTGGTATGCCTAATCCTGAAGGATATAGAAAAGCTTTACGTCTTATGAAATTAGCAGAAAAATTTCGTAAACCGATAGTTTCTTTTGTTGATACTCCAGGAGCATTTCCAGGAATAGAAGCAGAAGAACGAGGTCAAGGAGAAGCTATTGGAAAAAATATTTATGAAATGATGTCTATTAAAGTTCCTATTATAGTCCTCATTATAGGAGAGGGGGCTAGTGGAGGTGCTTTAGGTATTGGTATAGGAGATAAAGTTTCTATGATGGAAAATTCTTGGTATTCTGTTATTTCACCTGAAAGTTGTTCTACTATTCTTTGGGGAAATTGGAAAAATAAAGAAAAATCAGCAGAATCGTTAAAATTAACGGCAGAGGATATGTATCAGTTAAATCTTGTAGATGAGGTTATTAAAGAACCTTTAGGTGGAGCTCATTTTTGTCCAGAAAAAGCTTATCAAATTATTAAAAAAAAAGTAATAACGTATTATAAAGAATTATCATCTATAAGAGAAGAAGAACTTATTATAGATAGAAAAAATAAGTATATTGCTATAGGTTTTTTTAATGATAGCTTTTAA